One region of Gloeocapsa sp. DLM2.Bin57 genomic DNA includes:
- a CDS encoding MoxR family ATPase yields MLTKFKQSIETIILGQSFLIEQLLIALLTGGHVIIEGVPGTGKTLLVKVIARLIQADFRRIQLTPDILPADILGTNIFDFNSRSFSLKKGPVFTQILLADEINRTPPKTQSALLEAMEEQQVTLDGESLPLGELFWVIATQNPLEFEGTYPLPEAQLDRFLFKLVVDYPPLEAEKQILLNANQNKSVKRIDLDSLTAIADVSQIIQARQRVKQVNLQDSIIDYLLNIVHKTRQHPDLLLGASPRAAVLWLEASKAQAWLCGRDFVTPDDLKAIAQPILRHRLILKAIAQLDGLDTETVINSILDKVPVPR; encoded by the coding sequence ATGTTGACTAAATTTAAACAAAGTATTGAAACAATTATCCTCGGACAATCTTTTCTGATTGAACAGTTATTAATAGCTTTACTAACTGGTGGTCATGTGATTATTGAAGGAGTACCAGGAACGGGTAAAACCCTATTAGTCAAAGTAATCGCCCGTTTGATTCAAGCTGATTTTCGCAGAATACAACTGACTCCAGATATTTTACCCGCTGATATCCTCGGTACAAATATTTTTGATTTTAATAGTCGTAGTTTTAGTTTAAAAAAAGGACCCGTTTTTACCCAAATTCTTCTCGCTGACGAAATCAATCGTACTCCCCCGAAAACCCAATCCGCATTATTAGAAGCAATGGAGGAACAACAGGTAACCTTGGATGGAGAAAGTTTACCTTTAGGTGAGTTGTTTTGGGTAATCGCTACTCAGAATCCCCTAGAGTTTGAGGGTACTTATCCTCTCCCTGAAGCTCAATTAGACCGCTTTTTATTTAAATTAGTGGTAGATTATCCACCACTAGAAGCAGAAAAACAAATACTCTTAAATGCTAATCAAAATAAATCAGTTAAAAGAATTGATTTAGATAGTCTGACGGCGATCGCTGATGTCTCACAAATTATACAAGCCCGTCAACGAGTTAAACAAGTTAACCTGCAAGATTCGATTATTGATTACTTATTAAATATTGTACACAAAACCCGTCAACATCCTGACCTTTTATTAGGAGCTTCGCCACGAGCAGCCGTGCTATGGTTGGAAGCGAGTAAAGCTCAAGCATGGCTTTGCGGTAGAGATTTTGTGACACCCGACGATCTCAAAGCGATCGCCCAACCCATTCTCCGTCATCGTTTAATTCTCAAAGCGATCGCACAACTAGACGGTTTAGACACAGAAACAGTCATTAACTCTATTTTAGACAAAGTTCCTGTACCTAGATAA
- a CDS encoding DUF2499 domain-containing protein has product MHSLSIPTWIIHITSVIEWMSAIWLIWTYAEVTGKHYWKSLSWGMLPALVSAMCACTWHFFDNLPSLEWLVLIQAATTVIGNLTLLAAGWWIWRSHQQEKTVLLTPSQGKNKE; this is encoded by the coding sequence ATGCACTCTTTATCTATCCCAACTTGGATTATTCATATAACCAGCGTCATCGAATGGATGAGTGCTATTTGGTTAATTTGGACTTACGCTGAAGTAACTGGTAAACATTATTGGAAGAGTCTCTCTTGGGGGATGCTTCCCGCTTTAGTTAGCGCTATGTGTGCTTGTACTTGGCATTTTTTTGATAACCTCCCCTCTTTAGAATGGCTAGTATTGATACAAGCTGCTACTACTGTAATTGGCAACTTGACTCTTTTAGCAGCAGGGTGGTGGATTTGGCGATCTCATCAACAAGAAAAGACCGTACTTCTTACACCAAGTCAGGGAAAGAATAAGGAATAG
- a CDS encoding glycosyl hydrolase family 57 → MNYPNISGQETKINAIRQDDQPIFLPQTKLSLEKITATFACALHMHQPTVPAGKDGGLINNLQYMFEHSQQGDNHNASTFAWCYGRMGEFIPELVASGCQPRIMLDYSGNLLWGLEQMGREDILNNLRKITCEPEYQPYVEWLGTMWSHAVAPSTPIPDLKLHIQAWQHHFASIFGYDALRRVRGFSPPEMHLPNHPDTLYEYIKALKDCGYRWLLVQEHSVEHLDGTPLEHHQKYIPNLLIARNSQGETITITALIKTQGSDTKLVGQMQPYFEAKGLPKQTIANLDVPSIVAQIADGENGGVMMNEFPRDFLRVWREIGNNQGEVAGINGTEYLELLTAKGVKPEDYPQCQAVNQHKIWQRVNLEQVTTQAVEEAIAAVKKEDGSFHMDGASWTNDLSWVQGYENVLAPMQELSFLFHQKYDPLVRENPSITQTPAYQQALLYNLLSQTSCFRYWGQGAWTDYARTLISQGKQALEL, encoded by the coding sequence ATGAACTACCCCAATATTTCTGGTCAAGAAACAAAAATTAACGCCATCAGACAAGACGATCAACCTATCTTTTTACCCCAAACTAAGTTATCTCTGGAGAAAATAACAGCAACCTTCGCTTGCGCACTACATATGCACCAGCCTACAGTTCCCGCGGGTAAAGATGGTGGCTTAATCAATAATCTCCAATATATGTTTGAACATTCCCAACAAGGAGACAATCATAACGCCTCTACCTTTGCTTGGTGTTATGGAAGGATGGGGGAATTTATCCCTGAGTTAGTAGCCTCAGGTTGTCAACCAAGAATCATGCTCGACTATTCGGGTAACTTACTCTGGGGATTAGAACAAATGGGTAGAGAAGATATCCTCAATAACCTCAGAAAAATAACCTGTGAACCAGAATATCAACCCTATGTAGAATGGCTAGGGACAATGTGGAGTCACGCTGTCGCTCCCTCTACCCCCATACCAGACCTCAAATTACACATACAAGCTTGGCAACATCATTTTGCTAGTATATTCGGTTACGACGCTTTAAGACGTGTTCGCGGTTTTTCTCCACCAGAAATGCACCTACCTAACCACCCCGATACCCTCTATGAATATATCAAAGCCCTCAAAGACTGTGGTTATCGTTGGTTACTCGTACAAGAACATTCTGTAGAACATTTAGACGGTACACCCCTAGAACATCATCAGAAATATATCCCTAATCTCCTCATCGCCCGTAATTCCCAAGGAGAAACCATCACTATCACCGCTTTAATTAAAACTCAAGGATCTGACACTAAATTAGTCGGTCAGATGCAACCCTATTTTGAAGCTAAAGGACTCCCTAAACAAACTATAGCTAACTTAGATGTGCCTTCTATCGTAGCCCAAATCGCTGATGGGGAAAATGGGGGCGTTATGATGAATGAATTCCCGAGAGATTTTCTCAGAGTGTGGCGAGAAATTGGTAATAATCAAGGAGAAGTAGCAGGTATCAACGGTACAGAATACCTAGAATTACTCACCGCTAAGGGAGTTAAACCCGAAGATTATCCCCAATGTCAAGCAGTTAATCAACATAAAATTTGGCAACGAGTTAACCTTGAACAAGTGACTACCCAAGCAGTAGAAGAAGCGATCGCCGCAGTTAAAAAAGAAGATGGTAGCTTTCACATGGATGGCGCTTCCTGGACTAATGATTTAAGCTGGGTACAAGGTTATGAAAATGTCCTCGCACCGATGCAAGAACTTAGTTTTCTCTTTCACCAAAAATACGATCCCCTAGTCAGGGAAAATCCCTCTATTACACAAACACCAGCTTACCAACAAGCTTTACTCTATAACCTTCTCTCTCAAACTAGTTGTTTTCGCTATTGGGGACAAGGTGCTTGGACTGATTACGCACGTACCCTTATAAGTCAAGGTAAACAAGCTCTAGAATTATAA
- the trpE gene encoding anthranilate synthase component I: MIFPDYSEFTNLALQGNFIPVYQEWIADLETPVSAWYKVCAGQKYNFLLESVEGGENLGRYSLLGADPVWVLEARGNTTTQIYRDGTEKIHQGNPFEILANCLKPIQPVKLPQLPAGIGGLFGFWGYELISWIEPKVKVYPYQPGNLPDGMWMQVDNLLIFDQVKRKIWVVAYADLRGENKDLRSAYDEACDRVTKLVTKLKLDIPVEAQPLEWVAPDTVAKFSHTNLVYQSNTTEEDFCQAVVKAQEYIHAGDIFQVVISQRISTEYAGEPFALYRSLRLINPSPYMAYYHFGDWQIIGSSPEVMVKAERVSDKSLQATLRPIAGTRKRGKMPAEDEALAQELLQDPKEIAEHIMLVDLGRNDLGRVCQSGSVKVDELMVIERYSHVMHIVSNVIGELQPEQNAWDLLKACFPAGTVSGAPKIRAMEIIHELEQERRGVYSGVYGYYDFEGQLNTAIAIRTMVVRPLTGNQHLVCVQAGAGIVADSEPSQEYEETLNKARGLLEAIRCLG, translated from the coding sequence ATGATTTTCCCCGATTATTCTGAATTTACTAATTTAGCGCTACAGGGTAACTTTATTCCTGTATATCAAGAATGGATCGCTGATTTAGAAACCCCAGTCTCAGCATGGTATAAAGTTTGTGCAGGTCAAAAATATAATTTTCTCCTTGAATCGGTAGAAGGAGGAGAAAACTTAGGACGCTATAGCTTATTAGGTGCAGATCCAGTCTGGGTTTTAGAAGCTAGGGGAAATACCACCACTCAGATTTATCGCGATGGAACAGAAAAAATTCATCAAGGTAACCCATTTGAAATTTTAGCTAATTGTTTAAAACCAATTCAACCAGTAAAATTACCCCAACTACCGGCAGGAATCGGGGGGTTATTCGGTTTTTGGGGTTATGAGTTAATCTCCTGGATTGAACCTAAAGTCAAAGTTTACCCCTATCAACCAGGAAATCTCCCCGATGGGATGTGGATGCAGGTAGATAATCTGTTGATTTTTGACCAAGTTAAACGTAAAATTTGGGTAGTAGCTTACGCAGATTTACGCGGGGAAAATAAAGATTTACGCTCCGCTTATGATGAAGCTTGCGATCGCGTTACTAAACTAGTTACCAAACTTAAATTAGATATACCAGTAGAAGCGCAACCCTTAGAATGGGTAGCACCAGATACCGTCGCTAAATTTTCCCATACTAACCTAGTTTATCAATCCAACACTACAGAAGAGGATTTTTGTCAAGCAGTAGTCAAAGCCCAAGAATACATACACGCAGGGGATATCTTCCAAGTCGTCATCTCTCAACGTATCTCTACAGAATACGCAGGTGAACCATTCGCTCTGTATCGTTCCCTACGCTTAATTAATCCATCACCCTATATGGCTTATTATCATTTTGGTGATTGGCAAATTATCGGATCTAGTCCAGAAGTTATGGTCAAAGCTGAACGAGTCTCTGATAAAAGTCTGCAAGCAACCCTCAGACCAATTGCAGGAACGCGCAAACGTGGTAAAATGCCAGCAGAAGACGAAGCATTAGCCCAAGAGTTATTACAAGATCCTAAAGAGATAGCCGAACATATCATGTTAGTAGATTTAGGACGCAATGATTTAGGAAGAGTCTGTCAATCAGGAAGCGTCAAAGTCGATGAATTAATGGTTATTGAACGTTACTCTCATGTTATGCACATAGTAAGTAATGTAATAGGAGAATTACAACCAGAACAGAACGCTTGGGACTTACTAAAAGCCTGTTTCCCGGCAGGAACAGTTAGCGGTGCACCCAAAATTAGAGCCATGGAAATTATCCACGAATTAGAACAGGAAAGAAGAGGAGTCTATTCAGGAGTTTACGGTTATTATGATTTTGAAGGTCAATTAAACACAGCGATCGCCATTCGCACTATGGTAGTTCGTCCTTTAACAGGGAATCAACACCTAGTTTGTGTACAAGCAGGTGCAGGAATCGTTGCCGATTCTGAACCTAGTCAAGAATACGAAGAAACACTAAATAAAGCTAGAGGATTACTTGAAGCCATCCGTTGTCTAGGTTAA